Proteins encoded in a region of the Canis lupus dingo isolate Sandy chromosome 17, ASM325472v2, whole genome shotgun sequence genome:
- the CTTNBP2NL gene encoding CTTNBP2 N-terminal-like protein: MNLEKLSKPELLMLFSILEGELEARDLVIEALKAQHRDTFIEERYGKYNISDPLMALQRDFEILKEKNDGEKQPVCTNPLSILKVVMKQCKNMQERMLSQLAAAESRHRKVILDLEEERQRHAQDTAEGDDVTYMLEKERERLTQQLEFEKSQVKKFEKEQKKLSSQLEEERTRHKQLSSMLVLECKKATSKAAEEGQKVGELSLKLEKEKSRVSQLEEELAAERKRGLQTEAQVEKQLSEFDIEREQLRAKLNREENRTKTLKEEMESLKKIMKDLEASQQHSGPTEQVRKPVTVSKGTLTEPPVLVSVFCQTESSQAERTHGSNTAKVTATGLPGPTTPPYSYAKTNGHFEPETQTAKESMIGSSVESQVPPRDRSVGLAQEKAVENGGCPAGIETPVPATGHLPSSGGSLSPSSTASSSLTSSPCSSPVLTKRLLGSSASSPSYQSSYQVGINQRFHAARHKFQSQADQDQQASGLQSPPSRDLSPTLLDNSAAKQLARNTVTQVLSRFTSQQGSIKPVSPNSSPFGTDYRNLANAATPRGDTSHSPTPGKVSSPLSPLSPGIKSPTIPRAERGNPPPIPPKKPGLTPSPSTTTPLTKTHSHASSVATTEDLAVSCSSTAIVANGKDVEILLPTSS; this comes from the exons GCCCAACACAGAGATACTTTCATTGAAGAACGCTATGGAAAATACAACATCAGTGATCCTCTAATGGCTCTGCAGAGAGACTTTGAAATACTGAAGGAGAAGAATGACGGTGAAAAGCAGCCGGTGTGCACAAACCCACTCTCCATTCTTAAGGTGGTAATGAAACAGTGCAAGAACATGCAGGAGCGAATGCTGTCCCAGCTGGCCGCGGCTGAGAGCAGGCACCGAAAA gTGATCCTGGACCttgaggaggaaaggcagagacatgcaCAGGACACAGCTGAAGGGGATGATGTCACCTACATGCTGGAGAAGGAGCGAGAGCGGCTGACCCAGCAG TTGGAATTTGAGAAGTCCCAagtgaaaaagtttgaaaaagagCAGAAGAAGCTGTCCAGCCAGCTGGAAGAGGAGCGCACCCGCCACAAGCAGCTGTCGTCCATGCTGGTGCTCGAGTGCAAGAAAGCCACCAGCAAGGCGGCcgaggaggggcagaaggtgggTGAGCTGAGCCTGAaactggagaaggagaagagcCGGGTGAGCCAACTAGAGGAAGAGCTGGCAGCTGAGAGGAAACGAGGCTTGCAGACCGAGGCCCAGGTGGAGAAGCAGCTGTCTGAGTTCGACATCGAAAGAGAACAACTTAGAGCAAAACTGAACCGAGAAGAGAACCGGACCAAAACCCTGAAGGAAGAGATGGAAAGTCTGAAGAAGATAATGAAGGACCTGGAGGCTTCTCAACAGCATAGTGGCCCCACGGAGCAAGTGAGGAAACCGGTAACCGTGTCTAAAGGCACCCTGACTGAGCCTCCCGTGCTGGTGTCTGTGTTTTGCCAAACGGAAAGTTCGCAGGCAGAAAGAACCCATGGGAGCAACACAGCCAAGGTGACAGCCACCGGGCTGCCTGGTCCCACCACTCCTCCTTACTCGTATGCAAAAACCAATGGCCACTTTGAGCCAGAGACACAAACTGCCAAGGAGTCGATGATCGGTAGCAGTGTGGAGAGCCAAGTGCCTCCACGAGACAGATCTGTGGGGTTGGCCCAAGAGAAAGCTGTGGAGAATGGTGGGTGTCCTGCGGGAATTGAGACTCCCGTCCCAGCAACCGGTCACCTCCCGTCCAGTGGGGGCTCACTGTCTCCCAGCAGTaccgcctcctcctccctcacatCCTCTCCTTGTTCCTCCCCAGTGCTGACTAAGCGCTTGCTGGGGTCCTCAGCCAGCAGCCCCAGCTACCAGTCCTCCTACCAAGTAGGGATCAACCAGCGGTTCCATGCAGCTCGGCACAAATTTCAGTCCCAGGCAGATCAGGACCAACAGGCCAGTGGTCTGCAGAGCCCCCCATCCAGAGACCTGTCTCCCACCCTCCTAGACAACTCTGCTGCCAAGCAGCTGGCCCGCAACACAGTCACTCAGGTGCTCTCCAGATTCACTAGCCAGCAGGGGTCCATCAAGCCCGTCTCCCCCAACAGCTCTCCCTTTGGCACAGACTATCGAAATCTGGCCAACGCTGCCACCCCAAGAGGTGACACCAGCCATTCCCCTACTCCAGGGAAAGTGTCCAGCCCGCTGAGCCCTTTGtccccagggatcaagtcccccaccATCCCCAGAGCTGAGAGAGGAAACCCTCCACCCATCCCACCCAAAAAACCTGGCCTCACCCCTTCTCCATCCACTACCACTCCACTGACCAAAACTCATTCCCACGCCTCTTCTGTGGCCACCACAGAAGACCTAGCCGTCAGCTGCTCTTCTACTGCCATCGTAGCTAATGGCAAGGACGTGGAGATACTCCTGCCCACCAGCAGCTAG